TTTGCCCTTCTTCTTGGTGTGGCCCGTCGGATTGTGGAAGGCGACATGCTGGTCCGTTCCGGGAAATTTATCGGATGGGATCCTCTTCTTTTTCTGGGAGAGGATGTGTACGGAAAAACTCTGGGAATCGTGGGCTTGGGACGGATCGGCAAAGCGGTGGCCCGGCGGGCTTCGGGCTTTGCCATGCAGATTGTCTATTACAGCCGAAAGCGACTTCCGGGGGAGGAAGAAAAGTCTTTGGGGATTCAATACATGGAACTCCCGGCCCTTCTGCAGCACGCTGACTTTGTCACCCTGCATGTGCCTCTCACTGAGGCCACCTATCATCTGATTGGGGAACGAGAACTGGCCATGATGAAACGGAGTGCCTATTTGATCAATACTTCCCGGGGACCGGTAGTGGATGAGAAAGCGCTGGTGCGGGCTCTTCGGGAGGGTGTCATTCGGGGAGCGGCTCTGGATGTCTTCGAGAGGGAGCCAGAGGTGGAAAGGGCACTCCTCACTCTTCCCAATGTGGTTCTGACGCCCCATATCGGTTCTGCGTCTTTGACTACTCGAACCCGAATGGCAATGATGGCTGCCGATAACCTGGTGAAGGCCCTGCAAGGAGAAGTGCCGCAGTATCTGGTGAATCCTGAGGTACTCCGGAGGTAAAACTCTATGACCATGGTCGTCGCCATTATGGGAAGTCCTCGCCGGGGTGGGAATAGCGAAATTCTTTTGCGTGCTTTTCTTTCGGGGATTTCACCGAATATGACCCTCACTACCCTGGTCCCGAGCGAGATGGATCTTGGCTTTTGTCGGGGATGCCGTTTCTGCGAACGGATGTACACCTGCGTGGTGCAGGATGAGATGGAGAAAATCTACCAGATCCTTCTTGAAGCAGACAAGGTGGTTTTGAGTGCTCCGGTTTTCTTTTACGGATTTCCGGCACACCTCAAAGCCCTCATCGACCGGACTCAACCTCTGTGGGCCAGACGGTATCTGCTCAAAGAAACCATGAAACCCAAGGAGGGTTTTCTTCTGGCGGTGGGGGCCACCAGGGGAGAACGGCTCTTTGAGGGGGTGATTCTGACCACCAAGTACTTTTTTGATGCTTTCGGGTGTCAGTACCAGGGGGGGCTTTTCTTTCGGGGGTTTGACGCCAAGGGTGCGATTGCAGCCTGCACACCGTGTCTTCAGGAGGTCGAAGAAGCGGGAAAATCGTTCCTTGGCGGGTAGGACGGCTTGATTTCTTTTCCCTCTTTTTGTATCGTGGTAGTCACCATGGCGGTGAATGGGGTGGAAAATGGTGATCGTTCTCCTATCAAAGTGTCTGTATGAGGAAGAAAAGCAGGCAGTTGCCCAGTCTCTTCGCTCTTCTGGGGTGAGGGCGCATTTTCTCCAGGGGGGGGATGGGAACACGGTTCTCGTAAGCGAACGGAATTTTTCTCCGGAGGGTTTGCTCCCCTCTGACTGGATTTTAAAAGTGGTGGAAATTGGGACTCCTTTTCAACTGGCCAACCGGGCTTTTCGACCCGAAGGAACGGTGGTTCGGGTTGGCGAGGTAACCATTGGTGGAGATACGGTAACGGTGATGGCGGGACCCTGTGCGGTGGAATCGAAAGACCAGCTCTTTCGGGTGGCGGAAGTGGTCAAACGTTTTGGGGCCCATGTTTTGCGAGGAGGGGCTTTTAAGCCTCGTACTTCCCCTTATAGTTTTCAGGGGTTGGGAGAGGAGGGTCTTTTGATTCTGGCTGAAGCTCGGGAGCGATTTGGTCTTCCAGTGGTGACTGAAGCCACCAGTCCTGAAAATGCTGAACTGGTAGCTCGGTACGCTGATATCATCCAGATTGGGGCCCGCAATATGCAGAATTTCGACCTTTTGAAGAAAGTGGGAATGTTGGGAAAACCAGTTTTGTTGAAAAGAGGAATGTCGGCAACCATTGAAGATTTTCTTCTGGCGGCTGAGTACATCCTGAGTCTGGGTAATTTCCAGGTGATTCTGTGTGAGCGGGGGGTGCGGGGAATCGAAAAATTAACCCGTAACACCTTAGACCTCACCGCCATTCCCATTATTAAGGACCTTTCGCACCTGCCGGTGATTGTGGATCCCAGTCATGGGACGGGTTTGCGGGAAAAGGTGATTCCCATGGCCCGGGCCGCCATTGCCTGTGGGGCCGATGGGGTAATGGTGGAAGTGCATACCGAACCGGAGAAAGCGCTTTCTGATGGTCCTCAGAGCCTTTATCCAGAACAGTTTCGCCGTTTGGTTTTAGATCTCGAAGTGGTGAGTGTGCTGGTAGGAAAGGAGCTACGGAAAGAAGCCACGGTGTCCCGGGTGGCATGTGGGGATGAATCTGGTTCTTCTCCGTGTACTGTCGCCTTTTTGGGAGAGGTGGGGTCCTTCAGTTCCCAGGTGGCTCGCCGCTCTTTTCCAGATGCTGCCTTTCTTCCCTGTCTCAGTTTCCGGGAAGTTTTTGAGAAAGTCCACACCCAGGTGGCGACTCATGGTCTTGTGCCCATAGAAAATACCATTACCGGAAGTATCCACAATAATTTTGATCTGTTGTTAGAGTTTCCCCAGGTCTTTATCGTGGGAGAACGTTTTATCCGGGTTTCCCAGCATCTGGGTCTTTTCCCGGGAACCTCAAAAGGGGATCTCCGGGTGCTTTTTGCCCATCCCCAGGGTTTTGCCCAGTGTGCTCGATTCTTGGAGACGCTCCAAGGAGTACGGGTGATGAATGTCGGAAGCACCGAGGAAGCAGCCCGAAGAAGCGCCGAATTTGGATTGGGTAGTGGATGTATATCCAGCGAAGAAGCCATTCGGAAGTATGGCCTGGTGCTGGCTGAAGAGGAGATTGAAGATAATCCGCGCAATTTTACCCGTTTTATCATTATTTCTACCTGTTTCGAGGCCCTGCCAAGCCACGATAAAGTCTCCTGTGTATTTGCCCTGGAGAATCTCCCTGGTAGCCTCTATCGAGCTCTGGAGGTTTTTGCCCAGCATCAGGTGAACCTGCTGAAATTGGAATCTCGTCCGCATCCTGGTCGGCCCTGGGAATACCTTTTCTACGCGGATTGGGAAGGAAATCTCGTGGCAGAAACGTATCAAACCCTTCTTGCTGAACTTGCCCAGCGAACCATTTTCCTGCGGGTTCTGGGAAGTTACCATAACTCTTGGAAACGTGAGTCGTAAAATCATTGCATCGTTCCTTGAAGTAGCGTATAATATAAGCGGACATCAAGACCAGAAGAGCCGTAGAGTCTCCTTCTGGAAACCATCATAGGAGGTGGAGAGGAATGGTCAAAACGCTTCTTGTTATTTACAGCTGGTTGCTTCTCATCATGGGAATTCTGGGAGTGATTCCCGGTATTCCTCTGGGAACTGAGCCAGTATGGCATGCACTGCTTAAAATCATCTTAGGTATAGTGGGTATTGTCGTTTCGATGCGTAAAGAACAGAAAGCATAGTCTTTTTCCCAAAAAAAAGGGGGGAAGTCCCGGACTTCCCCCCTTTTTTTTGGGGTTCTCCTTTTTTACCTCAATTTGGTTGGTGCTCTTGTCAAATTATGGGAAGGGGGATATAATGGTTTCCAATTCGACTGAACGTTCGGTTTAATCGGGAGATGGAGGTGGAATTGTGCACCGACTGATTCAGGGAATCATGAAGCATGCTTGGTTGATTTTGGGGTTGACGATCCTTATGACCCTCTTTTTTGGCTACGGGATGCGTAACACCCGCTTTGAAGACGATATCACCAAATATGTTCCTGAGAATGACCCCCAGGTTTCCTTCTACAACTCCCTGAGCGATCGATTCAGTGGCTTCCAGAAAAAGAGTATGATTATCGCTTTGGAATTTGACGACCTCTTTACGCCGAAAAATCTTTCTCATTTGCAGGCGGTGGTGGAGACCATTAAGGGGCTTTCGGTGGTACAGAATGTGACTGCCTTGACCAGTATGCCCAAGATTGTGACCACGGACTATGGAATTGAGGTGAAGGAGGTCGTGGATGTCCTGCCCCAGAGTGAGGCGGAGGCGCAAGACTTAAAAGAGGAACTCAGGCAGGATGAACTCATCTGGGGAAAGCTGGTCACTTCGGATGGAAAGGGCACCATTGTCATGATTTCCTTTTATGAGGGAGTGGATGAGTATCAGGCCATCGAAGAGGTCAAAAGGGCAGTTGACCGGATGCTTCTTCCGGCGCAAGTCACCTATTTTGGTTTTCCCATCATCATGCGAGAGGTCTCTCAGAGTGCTCGCCAGAATATGGCCTTTTTGACTCCGCTATCGGTGGTGGTTTTACTCGTCATCCTGTACATCGGGTTTCGCAGCTTCCAGGGCGTATTTTTACCCATTTTTATTGCCCTTCTGGCTTCCCTCTGGACAATTGGGACTGCTGCGTTCCTGGGGCAGCCGCTCACCGTGATTTCGGCTTCGCTTCCGGTCATGCTTCTGGCGCTGGTTACGGCCTATGGAATCCACTTTGTGAATCGCTACTACGAGGAACGGAGCAAACTCAACCCGGGAGACTCCGTTCTGGCTCTGGAGGAAACCATGAAGGGGGTACTGCTTCCCATCATCATGAGTGCCCTCACCACCATGGCAGGATTCCTCTCGTTTTTAACTGCAGAGATCAAACCAATCTCAGATCTTGGGCTGTATTCGGCTTTGGGAATTTTCTTTGGATTGCTTCTCGCCTGTTTTTCTCTGGGGGCTCTGTATCGGGTGTATTCTCCTAGGCGTATTCCCAGACATTTCAACCATAAGGAGGCGGTTGCTCGCAGGGATCGGATTCACTGGTTTTTGGAGGTGGTAAGCCGGGGAGTATTGTACCGCAAAACCGTGGTGCTGAGCGTTCTTCTTGCTCTGACGGTTCTTTTCCTTTTGGGTATTCCCCAGATTCGGGTTGAGACTACGGTGAAAAGTCAAATGGGGACAAACCACCCGGTGACGGTGCTTCTGGAGTATTTTAAAAATCGATTCGGGAGTACCGACTATAATTATTTGTGGCTTTCCGTACCCCAGGTGCGTCACCCTTTTGTGTTGCGAGAAATCGTTCGTATTGGGAAGTACCTCGGTCAGTACCGAAATTTTAAAGA
The genomic region above belongs to Atribacterota bacterium and contains:
- a CDS encoding D-glycerate dehydrogenase; amino-acid sequence: MERFKVFVTRAIPQEGLEILGRFCEVEVNHLPGPISREMLLEKVRGKHGLLSLLTDTIDREVMEAASGTLRVISNYAAGFNNIDLREATRRGIMVTNTPGVLTETTADLTFALLLGVARRIVEGDMLVRSGKFIGWDPLLFLGEDVYGKTLGIVGLGRIGKAVARRASGFAMQIVYYSRKRLPGEEEKSLGIQYMELPALLQHADFVTLHVPLTEATYHLIGERELAMMKRSAYLINTSRGPVVDEKALVRALREGVIRGAALDVFEREPEVERALLTLPNVVLTPHIGSASLTTRTRMAMMAADNLVKALQGEVPQYLVNPEVLRR
- a CDS encoding flavodoxin family protein; the encoded protein is MTMVVAIMGSPRRGGNSEILLRAFLSGISPNMTLTTLVPSEMDLGFCRGCRFCERMYTCVVQDEMEKIYQILLEADKVVLSAPVFFYGFPAHLKALIDRTQPLWARRYLLKETMKPKEGFLLAVGATRGERLFEGVILTTKYFFDAFGCQYQGGLFFRGFDAKGAIAACTPCLQEVEEAGKSFLGG
- the aroF gene encoding 3-deoxy-7-phosphoheptulonate synthase, translated to MVIVLLSKCLYEEEKQAVAQSLRSSGVRAHFLQGGDGNTVLVSERNFSPEGLLPSDWILKVVEIGTPFQLANRAFRPEGTVVRVGEVTIGGDTVTVMAGPCAVESKDQLFRVAEVVKRFGAHVLRGGAFKPRTSPYSFQGLGEEGLLILAEARERFGLPVVTEATSPENAELVARYADIIQIGARNMQNFDLLKKVGMLGKPVLLKRGMSATIEDFLLAAEYILSLGNFQVILCERGVRGIEKLTRNTLDLTAIPIIKDLSHLPVIVDPSHGTGLREKVIPMARAAIACGADGVMVEVHTEPEKALSDGPQSLYPEQFRRLVLDLEVVSVLVGKELRKEATVSRVACGDESGSSPCTVAFLGEVGSFSSQVARRSFPDAAFLPCLSFREVFEKVHTQVATHGLVPIENTITGSIHNNFDLLLEFPQVFIVGERFIRVSQHLGLFPGTSKGDLRVLFAHPQGFAQCARFLETLQGVRVMNVGSTEEAARRSAEFGLGSGCISSEEAIRKYGLVLAEEEIEDNPRNFTRFIIISTCFEALPSHDKVSCVFALENLPGSLYRALEVFAQHQVNLLKLESRPHPGRPWEYLFYADWEGNLVAETYQTLLAELAQRTIFLRVLGSYHNSWKRES
- a CDS encoding MMPL family transporter codes for the protein MHRLIQGIMKHAWLILGLTILMTLFFGYGMRNTRFEDDITKYVPENDPQVSFYNSLSDRFSGFQKKSMIIALEFDDLFTPKNLSHLQAVVETIKGLSVVQNVTALTSMPKIVTTDYGIEVKEVVDVLPQSEAEAQDLKEELRQDELIWGKLVTSDGKGTIVMISFYEGVDEYQAIEEVKRAVDRMLLPAQVTYFGFPIIMREVSQSARQNMAFLTPLSVVVLLVILYIGFRSFQGVFLPIFIALLASLWTIGTAAFLGQPLTVISASLPVMLLALVTAYGIHFVNRYYEERSKLNPGDSVLALEETMKGVLLPIIMSALTTMAGFLSFLTAEIKPISDLGLYSALGIFFGLLLACFSLGALYRVYSPRRIPRHFNHKEAVARRDRIHWFLEVVSRGVLYRKTVVLSVLLALTVLFLLGIPQIRVETTVKSQMGTNHPVTVLLEYFKNRFGSTDYNYLWLSVPQVRHPFVLREIVRIGKYLGQYRNFKEASSIASFFMDLNKAVEGWKAIPASQEKLDNLWFFAQDSAYIKGRIGNDGAETLLEFRAEETTSAQLKEELRKAEAFLAQRPRRVKPIAVKEPQGQAYLVDTIMGDLTLFGLEIASPEEWRQEITAIVSQPWEAFVRGEDQFVEDVVKDALLEIEDLGLDPEAVKAVLQRALAQGMTPEEAFRGELDLDEDTAMYLGGIMTNSVERVAKNRKVLALRKMVEERAGKTLDEEFDFIFYQVLDEEVYVPTQDESGLTMDYRITGTPVISNYVNSKLFSNQVQSMVLAFVIVFGLLVLQFRSVKKASMGIVPLLLTVASSFGMMGLFRIPLNVATLTIASIAIGAGVDYNIHFLSRWYGELKQGNIHSAVEGTIKNTGRGILLNALGVAGGFYVLGFSQIGMLRMFGPLVATVLLLSAVYTLLLLPLLLHLGELLKGNKNEKGV